TGACTTAGCCGCCGCCCCTAGGCTATCCTTCTCCTTAACAATTTCTCAACGGTACGAGGGCCCCATGCATCCAGCGCTTCAAGGCGTGATGACCATCGCAATTGGTGTGATTGGCTGCGTCGGATATTTCTACTTTTCAAACCTGTTTCTGGATAAGGTGCTCTACCCTGCCAAGGGTCCGAACGCCGGTCGCAACATCAACCGCGCCAACCAGATCCGCCCTTGGCTTTTCCTGTTTCCAGCCTTTTTCGCCCTGTCGCTCTATCTGGCCTATCCGGTGTTTGAGACTCTGCGCCTCTCGCTGACCGAGCGCCTTCCTGGCAATCGTTATGAGTTCGTGGGGCTTGAGAATTACACAAAGATGTTCGCGGAACCCAAGTTCTGGGAAAGCATGCGCAACAATATGCTCTGGCTCTTTGTGGTGCCTGCGGCCTCGACCGGCTTTGGTTTGCTGGCCGCGCAGCTGACGGACCGCATCTCCTGGGGCAACATCGCGAAATCTCTGATCTTTATGCCCATGGCGATCTCTTTGGTCGGCGCATCGGTGATCTGGAAACTGGTCTATGACGCGCGCCCCGAAGGCACCGAGCAGATCGGTATCCTCAACGCGCTCTATATCTTCTTTAGCGGCGGAGAGCCGCAGACCTGGCTGACCGTTCCCTTCTGGAACAATTTCTTCCTGATGATCGTTCTGATCTGGATCCAGACGGGCTTTGCCATGGTGATCCTGTCGGCCGCCCTACGAGGCATTCCTGAAGAAACCGTCGAGGCCGCGATTGTGGACGGCGCAAATCCGTTCCAGATATTTTTCAAAATCAAAGTTCCGCAGATCCGCAATACGATCCTTGTCGTCTGGACGACGATCACCATCGCCGTGCTCAAGGTCTTTGACATCGTTTTCGCCATGACCAACGGCCAATGGGAAACGCAGGTCTTGGCCAATTACATGTTCGACAAGCTGTTCCGTGCCAATGACTGGGGCATGGGGTCGGCAGCCGCCATGATCATCATGCTGCTCGTGACGCCGATCCTTGTCTGGAACGTGCGCAACGCGCGCCGAGAAATGCGCTGAGGGAGGGCGGATCTATGGACAATATTGCAGGCCAAAAATCGACGCTCACCTGGGTCGTACATATTTCGGTTGCTGCCCTGGTGGTGCTCTGGATGTTCCCGACGGTTGGGCTTTTTGTGTCATCATTCCGCACGACGGATCAGATCTCGACCGGCGGCTGGTGGAAGGCCCTGTTCCCGGCTGAGCAGAACCTGACGATCCGGGCGGCTGCGCCTGACACGCAGGTCAATATCGACGGCATGTTCGTGATCGAAGGTACGCTTTTCGAAGAAGGCTTTGACGCTGCAGTATCAAGCTGGGGCATCAGTTCCCGTGACATCAACGCTTTCGTTCCCGGCGAGACCGCAGAGTTGCGAAGAGGCGGCACGATTACCGTG
This is a stretch of genomic DNA from Cognatishimia activa. It encodes these proteins:
- a CDS encoding carbohydrate ABC transporter permease, translated to MHPALQGVMTIAIGVIGCVGYFYFSNLFLDKVLYPAKGPNAGRNINRANQIRPWLFLFPAFFALSLYLAYPVFETLRLSLTERLPGNRYEFVGLENYTKMFAEPKFWESMRNNMLWLFVVPAASTGFGLLAAQLTDRISWGNIAKSLIFMPMAISLVGASVIWKLVYDARPEGTEQIGILNALYIFFSGGEPQTWLTVPFWNNFFLMIVLIWIQTGFAMVILSAALRGIPEETVEAAIVDGANPFQIFFKIKVPQIRNTILVVWTTITIAVLKVFDIVFAMTNGQWETQVLANYMFDKLFRANDWGMGSAAAMIIMLLVTPILVWNVRNARREMR